The genome window GCGCTTTGATTTTGCCTGCCCATTCCAATTCAATATCATCAAATAATAATTTTTGATCCTTATAAGAGTAGCTAATCCATGTGCTTCCACGAATATCTCCAAAACTCTTACCAGATTTGCCAATAAACCCTTCTATGATTGCTTGCGTTAGATGTATTCGAACAAGATCACTATCATTCTTAGCAACTTTGACTAGACCAGATATCTTGGTATCCTTGAAGTCTGCTTGGGGAAAGATTACCAAAATATCTTCAGCCAAAGAAACATTGAATTCTTTCAAAACAATATCACAATTCATTCTCAAAGATTCATAGCTGATCTCATCTCCTGAAAAATATAATTGCGAATAAAATTCAATTTTGTGATTATTTAATTTTCCATAAAAATTGATATCTAAACTATTTGTGAATTTGGAAACTTTGAAATTATTCTTCCAAATATAAATTTTATAATTCTTAGAATAGAAATCATCCTGAAAATTCAAATGAATATTGTTCAGTTTAATTGATTCAGGGATTAAACTGAAGAGTTCGTTAGCAGTAAGTGAACTTTCTTCATCTATATTCTGCCCCAAAAATTGATCCAGGACGTCGAACCCACCATCTTTATTTCGTACGATGTTGATTGTTCCAGATTCAATATCTAAGTTTCTGATTTCAATTTGTCCCAAGATGAGCTGCAAAATTGAGAGCTCGACTAATACAGATTTGATACTTGCGACTTCTAGATCATTATCGTAGATAGTTAGATAATCGACCTGTAAACCTGGATAAGGAAACATTACCAACTCGGAATATATAAACTCTATTCTGAAATCAGTTTTGTTTTTGATCTCAGATATAAGATACTTTTTATACGTTTCATGATCTATATAATTGAATAAAAAAATTGAAATGATAAGAAAAATCAAAAAGAAATATGAAATTACAAAGAATACATTTCTGATCAGACGCATAGTCCAGTGAGAATTGTATTTGAAAAAATGAATAATCAAATTGTGACCTGTGATTAATGATTAACCTTCTGAAAAATGACAAGTTGCATAATGTCCATCTTTTCCTTGCACTATTGGAGGTTCTACATTTTTGCAAATTTCTACCGCTTTCGGGCAACGGGTATGGAAATGGCAACCTTTCGGTTTATGGAGTACTGAAGGTATCTCACCTTTTAGAACAATTCTTTCTTTTTGCCGATCTCTTATATCGAAGGCGGATGCAAACAATGCCTTAGTATATGGATGTTTGCAATTATTTATAATCTCTGATTTGGGTCCCCATTCAACTATTTTGCCTAGATACATAACTGCAATATCATCGGAGATATAGCGAATAATTCCTAGGTCGTGGGAAATAAAAAGATAGGACAATTGAAGATCTTTTCTGAGTTCAATCAATAAATTAATAACTTGAGCTTGAGTTGAAATGTCCAAGGCAGAAACTGCTTCATCACATATCAATAGTTCTGGATTCAGAATCAAAGAACGAGCAATAGCAATTCTCTGCCTCTGTCCACCGGAAAATTCATGAGGATATCTCTGCAATATATTAGTCGATAGATTCACTCTTTCTAATATATTCTTACAACGAAGATCAATTTCTGCTTTACTAAGATTCTTTTCGTGAACAGTTAATCCTTCGGAAATAATTTCTTCTATTGTCAGTCTAGGATTGAGCGAAGAGTAAGGGTCTTGAAATACAACCTGGATTTTTTTTCTAAACGGTAACCATTCTCTTTTTGATAGATTCGTAATTGAAGTAGATTGGAATTCGATAGATCCCGACTCAATGGAAACTAAACCAAGAACAGCTTTACCAAGTGTTGATTTGCCGCAGCCACTCTCTCCTACGAGTCCAAGTGTTCTACCCTTCTTCATAACCAGAGATACATCTTCGCAAGCGACAATTCTTTTCTTTCGAAAAGATAGACTTGATCCAGAAGTATAAACTACATTCAAATTAGTTAAACTAAGCATTATCACCGCCATAAAGAAAACAAGCAACTTTGGAGGATTCAATATTGCTTTGTTTTTCAAGATCAAATAATTTTGGTTTAGTTAACTTGCATTTGTCCATCACCTCACCACAACGATCAGAAAAATGACATCCGATTGGATAGTTATCTGGCGACGGAACTATTCCCGGAATTGGTGTCAGTTTATCACTGTCTTTTTTTATAGATGGATAAGCATTCAATAAAGCTTTTGTATAAGGATGTGATGGATGATCAATTACAGTATCTACGGAACCAATTTCTGCGATCTGACCCGCATACATAACCGCAATCCGATCGGCAATTCTTCCGACCATTGCAATATCATGGGAAATAAATAAAGCGGACAGATTGAACTCTTTCTTCATATCAAAAAGTAGTTCAATCAATTGAGCCTGAATCGTTACGTCAATTGCTGATGTAGGTTCATCTGCAATCAATAACTTTGGGTCACATACGAGAGCCATTGCAATACAGATTCGCTGTAACATCCCGCCACTCATTTGATTTGGATAGGAATTCATTCTCTCTTTAATATCCGTTATTCCAACTCGAGATAGTAGATATTCGGCCTTTTCAATTGCCATTTTTTTTGAACCCAAGCCATGAACTAAGTAACCTTCAATGATCTGATCTTTTATCTTATGCAACGGGTTTAATGCGCTAAACGGCTCTTGAAATATATATGCAATCTCAAGACCCCGAACATTTTGTAACTCTTTACCATCTAACTTCAATAAATCACGATTCCCGAATACAACTTCCCCTGATTTATAATCTGCTAATTGTTTGGGCAATAATTTTGTGAGTGATAGCGCTGTTAGAGATTTGCCACAGCCACTCTCACCAACCAATGACAAGAATTCACCCTTGAATAATTGAAAATTCAAATTCTGAAGTACAGGTAATCTGGTTCCATTGGTCTTCAGATCTAATGATAGGTTCTTTACATCTAATAGAACTTCAGATTTACTCATATTCAACCTTATCCTTAGCATCAAAAGCATCACGCAAGCCCTCACCGACAAAGGCAGTTAACATTATTGTTGCAAACAAAGCGAACGATGGAAAGGCGATAAGCCACCAAGCTGTGAGTCTTTCACGACCCTGACCAATCATTTCTCCCCAGGAAGGATTTGGTGCGGGTATTCCATATCCCAAGAAATCCAGAGCAGATAGAATTGAGATCGAAGAGATCAATGTAAATGGTAAAAAAGTTATTAACGGAGTAATTGCATTAGGTAATAAATGACGGAATAAAATCGTTGAAGTTGAGACACCAAGAGCACGGGCAGCGTCGATGAATTGAAGATTTCTTAAACGTAGAAATTCTCCTCTCATATAATAACTAAGTCCAATCCAACTCAATGCACCATAAGTTACAATCAGAACGGCAAACCCTTTTCCAAAAAAAGATCCCATGATGAGTATCAAATACAGAAACGGGATGCTCGACAATACTTCAATAATTCTCTGAACTGTGATATCTAATACTCCACCAAAATATCCTTGCACACCACCTATAATAACTGCGAGAAACATTTCTATAAAAACCAAAAGCAAACTAAATGTTAAGGCAATTCTAAATCCATAGAAAATTCTTGTGAAAGCATCGCGTCCGCGATCATCAGTCCCCAACCAATGTTTCCAATTCGGAGCATTCGGAGGCGATACATTATCTTCTAAACTTTCCAGGTTATCTTCGTTCACTCCGTACGGAATTGGAGGAAAAATCATAAAAGAAGACCCACTAACAAAGTCATCACGCAATTTGAGTTTTTTATAATTGGGAGCTGTCCGATTCACACCTCCAAAATCTGCCTCAGAATAAAATGAAACGATTGGAAAATAAATCGAGCCATCATAGTAAACAATCAATGGTTTGTTATTGGCAATGAGAGGTGCAAAGATCGATATCGCATAGGCGGACATCAATACCACGAGCGAGTAAAAAGCTCTTTTGTTGGATACAAATTTTGATAATCTTTTCTTAGTATTTGGATTCATAATTTTAAGTCTCAATCGAAATTGATTCTAGGATCAATCCACACATAACAAAAGTCAGATAGCATTTTGCCGAGCAATCCAATAAAAGATTGAACCAAAAGCAAGCCCATCATCAAATCTGTATCCCTTTCTTTTACCGCTTCAAAACTAAGTAGCCCCATACCATCAATATTGAAAACCAATTCTATAAAAAGCGATCCAGCAAAAATCAAGCTCAGGTTTCCACCGAATCCAGTAGCGATCGGTATGAGGGAATTTCGAAACGCATGACCAAACACTGCTTGCGAATATCCTACACCCTTTGAAATAGCAGTCCTTACATAGTCCTTAGAAATCTGTTCTAATAAGGAATTTTTCATAAGCAAAGTCAAAACAGCAAAAGATCCGGATACATAACATATCACAGGAAGAAACATATGTGCAGCTCTGTCTTTTATCTTACCCCAGAACCCTAAGTCTTCATAGAAATCGGAGACTTCATGCCCTAATGGGAAAAAAGAAAAAACTTCTCCAGAAGCAAACAAATAAAGTAGTAACATAGCCAATGCGAAAACTGGAATAGAATATGCAAAAAATATCAAAACACTTGAGCCAAGATCAAAACTTTCTCCATGCATCATAGCTTTTCTGATGCCAAGAGGAATACAGACTAAATAGGATAAGAAAAATCCAGACAATCCAAATATCAATGATACGGGCATTTTTTCGAAAATCAATTCTGATACTTCTTTTGAATGTAGTCTAGACTCACCTAAATTGAATACAGCGATGTCTTGTAGCCAATAGAAATAAGCAACATAGAAAGGTTTATCTAGATGCAACCGCTTGCGAATCAAGTCAACTTCTTCCTGGGAAATATGTTTCGTACTTGCACCAGAGAGATTCGCAGCACCTTTAATTTTTGCTATTTCTAAATCTAAAGGTCCACCTGGTGCAAAATTAGATAGTAGATATACAAGGAAAGTGATTCCTAATAGTGTTGGAAAAATTAATAAAAATCTTTTTATAAAATAGCGACCCATTTATTTCTTTCCGTATCCCTTTAGCTCAAGATATCCTTGCCCATTTACAATTCGACCATTTCTAGTTCCGGTCGCAGTAACAGCTCCTTCCCAATAAGCAAGTCCCGTTGTTTTCCTTCCATCAAATTCTTGATTCTTGAAATATGGCTTAATTATTATATCCAACTTTTCTGTAATACTAGTCAACCTCCATTCCATAGGATAGACATTTCCAGTAACAGGACTTTTCCAAATTAGTTCCATGTTAGGTACCAATTGTAAATCTTGAATTCCATTTCTATCTAGATTTGGTTCAAAAGTCTTTGTAGTTTGATTCCATTTTGTTGAACCAAATGTCTCAGCTTCAGCATTTTGATTTGCTTTGAAACGAAAAGCCATCCAATCAGAACCATCATCTAAACTTAGCCCAACCCAATCCCAGGAATTATTAGATTCGTTGAAATCGCCTTGAGACCATTCGTGATCCATCCAAGTATAACCTGACAAAACCTCTTGCTTACTTCCATTCAGTGTGACAGTTCCCGAAGTTTTGAGGCGAGTCATACTGTAGTATTTCGAAAAAAACTTGGGACTTAGATTGGATTTTTTGGAGATTCCATTGACTCCATGAATGAACAGATTGTCCTTCTCCCCGCTTAAATTGAGATCAATACCGATCTCTTGGTTGAATCTGGGATTAGCAAATATGCGAAATTTTGAATCTCCTAATATTTCCATTCTAAAATCATGTACTTTTAAAACTTTGTCAGAATATTCGGATAGTCCTCCGATTTTTCTTCCCATTACTTGTGATGTGTAATGCTTCCCATTGTTAATGTCAGAAATTGCAAAATGAACGGGGAAAATTTCCTTAACTAGTGATGGACTGCCAGAATTTAATTTATCATTAGAATTGAGCTGGTATCGAAAAAAACTCAACTCTACACCAACTTTTTGATCGTTCGGTAATTGCAAGATACTAACAAAATAACACCATTCAATTTTATAATCTGAATGAAGACTATGATCTTGAGGCAGATTTATCTGAGAAAAAAGATCAGAAAATAGAAATACTGAGGATAAAACAATTAGAATTATATATTTCATTATACTTGTAATTTAGATTTCTTCTGGATGAAGATTGTTCAACTCATTCAACCTAGTAAAATCAGGGAATAATTTTCTAATTTTTAGTTTGATTGAATTAAATTTCTCTCGATCGCCTAATTTATGATAAACTCTCGCAAGGTTATAATGAACATAAGGATGGGAATCACTCATATAAAGGGATTTCCTCAATTCCGATTCCGCCTTCTCATATTCCTTTATCATAAAAAAACAAAAACCTAATATATTATGAGATTCAAAATTATGAAGCCGAAATCTATTGTAGATCTTGAGAAAATCAATTGCTTCATGATATTTTCCTTCTTTAGCCAATGTCTTAGCAAGAAATAAAATATTGTTAGACTCTCGAGGCAAAATTTTATAGGCATTCTTTAATGAATTGGAAGCCTGATTGTATTGCTTTCGATCGTAATGTTCTTGAGCAATTTTGGAAAGTCTTTCAAATTCTGGAATTTCTGTACTCAGCCCAATTCCGAATATTGTAATATCATCCTTTTGATCCGTTCCCATAATAAAATCTTTATGCTTGGCAGTGATGAATTCAACCGCAGCTTCAATATCCATATCACGAGTTTGTGAAACCAATTCTAATAATTTGTCATCTCCGAATGGTTCTCCGTCATCATTTTCTGCTTCTGTTAAACCATCAGTGTATAGGAAAATTTTGTCCCCTGGTTCTAGAAAAACATGTTGATCTTCATAGAAATCACTAGCCTCAGGAAACATTCCAAGAAAGGTTCCCTCACCTTCTAAATAGGAAGTCTCACCTGTTCTGTAACGAAGAAGAACAGGCCTTGGATGTCCAGCGACAGAATAAGTGACTTTATAGTCCTTGTCAATGATTGCATAGATACATGTTGTATAACCTTGCTGCTTCAATAGATCCAGAAGATCTCGATTTACGTTTTTGAAAATCGTACTCGGAAGTGGGTAACGATATGTTGTAAAAAGCATTTTGGATAGAGCAGTTATAAAAGCAGCTGGAACACCATGTCCTGAAACATCACAAATCGCAACACCTAACCTATTCTCGTCGAAAGGAAAGTAATCGTAATAGTCGCCGCTTACTTCTTGCATAGGATTGAAATGATTCCAAAATTGCACACCTTTCCAGTCTGGAATTGTCTGAGGGATGATCCCCATTTGAATATTCTTTGCAAGTTTTAAATCTTTTGCAATTGACTTTTGTTTTATTTCAAGCTCAGTTTTAAAGCTTTTCAAAACTTCGACGGCAGCCTCTAAATCTCGGTTTTCTAAGGCGAGCTCTCTTGACTTAGATATAACACTCGATAGGTTGATTACAGAAAGTTCCTCTTCCGAATTACCAATATCACGTGAAATTACAAATGTTTTCTGAGCTTTACGATTGTCTTCAGGATTGATCTGAGTTCTTGCGATTTTGGTTTTATTCGCGTCCCATTCCATTTGATAAATATTAGAATTTGCACCAAATTTAATATTGTCTCCCAGATCTTTATGGTGAGTATGAATGCCGAGCAATTTTGTTTCTCTCAGTATAGTTTTAGATCCACTCAATTGATAGAGTAGACTTAGACCATCTAACATTCCTTTAAAGAAGATAACATCATACCATTTTTCCTTAAATGGTTCCCTATATGTAAATAGAAAAGTTGCTGATGTATCTTCCAGATTCAAAATATCCAAAGAAACCGTTCTGGTAATTTTTGTAATCAAAACTGGAACACGAGAAATCAGTTCTACAATCCCAATGCTTGAGTCATCGGTCGGCAATAAATCGTATGCCTGGGAAAGAAAACTTTCTTTTCCGATTTGGTATAGAGCAGATGAAATATCTTCAGCTGCAGATAGATAATTAATAATCCTTTCTTCTAGATCTTGAGGAATCCATAGATTGGAATCCTTCATCATTCGAAGAAAAGTATTATCATCCATGATTTCTTCAAATGGATTCTTCTCTTGAATCTTTCTTTCATTGATATAAAAAAGCATAAGTCCCGATGCTCTCCTGCAAGAGGTCTCGGGACGATTCATCCATGATAAGCTATGTTGAGGATTGGATTTCTCTATTGACATTGTGTATCAGACTGAATCCATTGGATTCAGTAATATGTTGTACATCAGGCTTATTCTTTTATTTATTTTATCATCAGTTTTGGTATTCGCATTTGACTCGCCGAAAAAATTTGAAAACAAATACCTGATTGAAGCAAGTCCAGCGGCTATCCACAAAGCGATTAGTGGAAATTTTTTTCCAAGAATGGCATCGGGAAAAGTTGGCAATTCAGCGGAAGTCGTATGGGAAGGTGAAGCATCTATCATTGAAGTAACTAACTGGGAAATCCCTTTCAAGTTCGGTTATGAAAGAAAAAATTCAAGCAGATTTTCCAAATATGCCGGATTTTATGAAATAAAAGACATGGGTGATGGCAAATCTATGCTAGAAGTGCAGATTCATTGGGAACCGGTAGCAGGCATTCAATCAAAAATCTGGAATCGACTTTTTTACCTCCCTGAAACCAAGAAATCCATAGAGAATGACATTGAGATTATCAGAAAAGCTGTGGCAAAATAGAATTCGGCTCTCTTTTCTTGGTTTAGTTGGCATATTCATAATTTCTTATCAATACATCGATTGGATTTTTTTTTCCAATTCATGTCCAAACATCCGACAAATTGGATGGGATCCTGCCTCTCGTTTTCTCGCGTCTCTAGACATCGCCTTTGGAATACGAAGCGGATATTTATGGGTTCCTTTTGCACATATTTTTGATTCTCCGACTTGGCCAGCTATTCGTAGTTTGTTGGAATCTCTTCTAATCTTGGGCTATGGAGCAGATCCGATAATCTCAATATTTCTTACGAAAGTAACGGAAACTGTTCTGATTTTTTCCATCGCGATTGTATTCTTTGTCAAATTTTCCAATTGGATTGATTCAATTTTTTATTTCTTAGTCTTTGTCTTATTGTATTATTCAATTCCTTCTATATTGCTATTCTCTTATTCAGGAATGTTGGAAATCCAAGGTGCTCTCTTTATGATTGCAACCCTTGTTTCAATGCAATTGTACGAAACCAGAAAAAATAAAATACTTTTTCCAATTTCAGTCTTCTTACTCTTACAAACAAAATATCCTTACGTCCTCATGTTTCTTATGGCTTTTACGATTTATCTTCCATTCATTTATCTAAAGGAAATTCAAAATTCATTTGAAATATTTTCTAAGAATTTCAAAATCCATATCCAACGCAATGTCCGCTTACTATTTCTACCGATACCACTTGTATTATTTTTACTAGGTAAGTTCGATCTTTTGAATTGGAGTCCCAAACTAAGTTCTTATCTAGTCTACTTAGTTTTTTTACTTGTGCTTTTGGATGTGTTCGTATTTATTTTCAGAAATCAAGTAGAGCTCAAACTTAGATCTTCTAATTTATTCTATTTTCTAAAATGGATCTACCTTCCGTCAATTGCTTGGCTTATCATTCATCCAGACCGATTTGTAGCGACTACCAATACTGTGCTTTTAGAACAAGGTGATTCAAACATTTTCTTTTATTTACAGACGATGACTAATGAATTGTTCTTTCTGTATCCATTGCTTGTATTGTTAGCAATAAGCATCTCCTACAATCTATGGAAATACAAAAATAAGTATTTCACAGCTTTAAGTTTTACAACCATTGCATTTTTTTGGATCATCTTAATTCTCTTGAGCTTCTCGAGCTCGAATAGACAAGAGCGCCATATTCTCCATCTCTATCCAATGTTGATTATGGGCTTTGCTTTGAACTTAGAACTTGCTCTAAGATCTTTGCCTTTAGCAAAATTAAAATATTCTATAATAGGACTTTGTGTAATTTACCTTTTCTTCTTTATAGGCAAAAACTCATATTTTAAATACAATAATTTGATTATGCCTGATGGTAATTTAATTACTAACCGTTTTATGCCTAGAGTCCACTGTTATGCAGGCAATAAAACAGATGTCCGCGCAGTTCCCAATTGGGTAAAATCGGAAGCAGAAAATTTACTACAAGATTCTACAATTGTCTTCAATCAACTACCTGGCTACCATATTAACAAACCTGATAGTGATCTGGAACTTTCTATACAAATTTACAATTTCAAAAAAAGTAATTCTAATACTAATTATATTCTAAATCCTAAAACTAGACATCTGCAAAATATAGATAAATATACGAATATTCTTATCCTCGGAAACGAATGTTCGAAAAATCATATTTCAGAATTTACGAAAAAACAAGATGAAGAAATCAAATTGATTCCAATTGCACAGAAAAAATTGGAAGCTGACGGTATCAATCCAAGTGCTTGCTTGGATCTTTATAGAATGCAATTACTTTAATTCAAATCCAGTAAGCCTCTGCAAAGAATTGCTTACACCCTCATTCCATGTATTATAATCTCCGGCTATGATCACTTGATTCTTAGCTCTTGTTATAGCAGTATACAATATCTGGCGATTGACCAATTGGTGGTTCGTATCATCTTTTTGAGTTTTTCTAATATCTGGTAGATACAATAAAACACTATCATATTCCGAACCTTGGCTTTTGTGAACTGTAAGAATAAACGCAGGTTCATGTGCAGGCAAAGTATCTAGAGCGAAATCAACCATTCGATTATCTATGGAAAAGATTGCTCTCAATTCTCCTGTATCAGCTAAACGTAATAAATATCCTGTATCCCCGTTGAATAGTTTCCGATTCGGATCGTTCTTCGTAATTAAAATTGGCATACCTGAGAAATATATTTTACCTGCAATTTTTTTGACAGACTCTACTGAAATCATGTTCTTATCTTGATTCTGTGGCTTTTTGATTCGGAGGTCAGCGATAGCCATCTCAATCAGAGTTTCCTGCAAAGATTCGACTCCCCAATATCCTTTTCTAAATATTGTTAGACAACGGAATTTGTTCATTTCTGAATGAAATTTTACTATAAATGATTCTTCGTTCAGATTTTGTTTTGTAAGGTTTTCCCATTGGGAGATTCTTTCAATCTGCGGATAAAAATATTTTTTCCAAATTTCTTTTAATATATATTGGCGTGTTGATAGAATTTCCATTTGCTTAGGAAGTGTAAAATAAACCAATTCAGTATTGTATTGGATTTCTTCTCCGATTTTATCGGTTGCCGGAAACTGCGAATCGATTCGGGCAAGAGAGCTAGAGAATAATGTCTGTTCATGCTCGTCATCCAGCTTTAGAATATCTTCAGCCATTGTAACTATAGCGGATTTTCCATTACGCAATTTGGAGGGAGATTGTCGATTACTCTCCGTTAGCTTAGAAATAAATTTCTTCTTTTTCTCAAGACCTTTCAAGAAATCACTCAATACAGCACCTTTATCCACAGAAGGTAGTTGATTGGGATCTCCAATTAATATCAAACGAAAGCCAAACTTTCCTCCATCGTAGATTTGATCTATAGGTGGAAGTGCCTCAAATAATGCGCGCATCATATCCAAATCTACCATAGAAACTTCGTCTAAAATAATTAATTTCTGAGGAAGATATCTGTTCTCATTATAGAAAAATTTGGATTTGTATTTTTGAAATTGTAAAAGACTATGCAATGTGCGTCCTCGAAGAAATTGAATCTCTTCTTGAAGATTGGAAAGTCCTTTCATCCTGAGTAGATTCTCTTGAATCGACTCTGTCAGTCGCTGAGCTGCTCGTCCAGTCGGTGCAACCAGAGCTATATCTTCTAATCTGGGAAGCATTCCTAAATCCTTTAGAACCGCCAGAAGAAATGCAACAACTGTAGTTTTTCCAGTTCCTGGTCCACCACTGATTATCTGAAATGGAGACATGATAGAATTGATCAATGCGTCCTTTTGGCCTAACCTTAAACTCAATGTCTCCTTTTCTTTCTTTGCTATTATTGATTTCGCGCGACTCACTAGGTCGGAGTCATTCATTTCGTGATTTATTTTCTCTGCAGACCGAATAATATCGATTAATCGATTCTCAAGCTTTGTTTTCAATTCAAATGTTTTAGAAAAATATACAACTTTCTTCTGACCAAACTTATGAATTTTAATTCCTATTGGTTCATAATCTATAATTGATTTCCATTCAGGTTTCCACTCTACACATAAATTGCCTTTATTTTGTGCTGATATTAATGACTGTATAAGATCCTCAAAACCTGGAATATCCTTTCCTTCACTAAGATCGTTTTGAATTTTACGATTGTAAATGATTTCCGGATCAAGATTCATAATCTACTCCATTTTCTCTAGAAATCAATTGAGACATTTCATTTCGAATTTTCATTATTCGTTCTTCATTCCAGTCGAAATCGAAATAGATTCCCTCACTTGAACCTGACTGCATTCCTCGTAAAAACAAATAATAAACTCCACCGAATTTTTTTAGAGCTTCTTCTAAACCAAAAATACTCTTTAAATATTCAACCAAGGCAAATGCATAAATATCGCGTTGTAGGTTGTATTGAGTCTTTGGATCGTTTATTACGGCTTCGAGTGCTTCTATAGAATAATTTTTTAATAAATTGGATTTATAGTCAGCTATATAATACAAACCTTCCAATTCGAAAACCAAATCAATCGATCCTTTCAAAAAATCACCTAATATATTTGTAATATTTCTATCGTTGGTAAACTTATGATCCGTCTCAATCAAACTATCCTTTAAGAATAAATGAAAATCCAATTCACGAAGTAT of Leptospira sp. GIMC2001 contains these proteins:
- a CDS encoding SpoIIE family protein phosphatase translates to MSIEKSNPQHSLSWMNRPETSCRRASGLMLFYINERKIQEKNPFEEIMDDNTFLRMMKDSNLWIPQDLEERIINYLSAAEDISSALYQIGKESFLSQAYDLLPTDDSSIGIVELISRVPVLITKITRTVSLDILNLEDTSATFLFTYREPFKEKWYDVIFFKGMLDGLSLLYQLSGSKTILRETKLLGIHTHHKDLGDNIKFGANSNIYQMEWDANKTKIARTQINPEDNRKAQKTFVISRDIGNSEEELSVINLSSVISKSRELALENRDLEAAVEVLKSFKTELEIKQKSIAKDLKLAKNIQMGIIPQTIPDWKGVQFWNHFNPMQEVSGDYYDYFPFDENRLGVAICDVSGHGVPAAFITALSKMLFTTYRYPLPSTIFKNVNRDLLDLLKQQGYTTCIYAIIDKDYKVTYSVAGHPRPVLLRYRTGETSYLEGEGTFLGMFPEASDFYEDQHVFLEPGDKIFLYTDGLTEAENDDGEPFGDDKLLELVSQTRDMDIEAAVEFITAKHKDFIMGTDQKDDITIFGIGLSTEIPEFERLSKIAQEHYDRKQYNQASNSLKNAYKILPRESNNILFLAKTLAKEGKYHEAIDFLKIYNRFRLHNFESHNILGFCFFMIKEYEKAESELRKSLYMSDSHPYVHYNLARVYHKLGDREKFNSIKLKIRKLFPDFTRLNELNNLHPEEI
- a CDS encoding ABC transporter ATP-binding protein, with amino-acid sequence MSKSEVLLDVKNLSLDLKTNGTRLPVLQNLNFQLFKGEFLSLVGESGCGKSLTALSLTKLLPKQLADYKSGEVVFGNRDLLKLDGKELQNVRGLEIAYIFQEPFSALNPLHKIKDQIIEGYLVHGLGSKKMAIEKAEYLLSRVGITDIKERMNSYPNQMSGGMLQRICIAMALVCDPKLLIADEPTSAIDVTIQAQLIELLFDMKKEFNLSALFISHDIAMVGRIADRIAVMYAGQIAEIGSVDTVIDHPSHPYTKALLNAYPSIKKDSDKLTPIPGIVPSPDNYPIGCHFSDRCGEVMDKCKLTKPKLFDLEKQSNIESSKVACFLYGGDNA
- a CDS encoding ABC transporter permease subunit — encoded protein: MGRYFIKRFLLIFPTLLGITFLVYLLSNFAPGGPLDLEIAKIKGAANLSGASTKHISQEEVDLIRKRLHLDKPFYVAYFYWLQDIAVFNLGESRLHSKEVSELIFEKMPVSLIFGLSGFFLSYLVCIPLGIRKAMMHGESFDLGSSVLIFFAYSIPVFALAMLLLYLFASGEVFSFFPLGHEVSDFYEDLGFWGKIKDRAAHMFLPVICYVSGSFAVLTLLMKNSLLEQISKDYVRTAISKGVGYSQAVFGHAFRNSLIPIATGFGGNLSLIFAGSLFIELVFNIDGMGLLSFEAVKERDTDLMMGLLLVQSFIGLLGKMLSDFCYVWIDPRINFD
- a CDS encoding ABC transporter permease, whose translation is MNPNTKKRLSKFVSNKRAFYSLVVLMSAYAISIFAPLIANNKPLIVYYDGSIYFPIVSFYSEADFGGVNRTAPNYKKLKLRDDFVSGSSFMIFPPIPYGVNEDNLESLEDNVSPPNAPNWKHWLGTDDRGRDAFTRIFYGFRIALTFSLLLVFIEMFLAVIIGGVQGYFGGVLDITVQRIIEVLSSIPFLYLILIMGSFFGKGFAVLIVTYGALSWIGLSYYMRGEFLRLRNLQFIDAARALGVSTSTILFRHLLPNAITPLITFLPFTLISSISILSALDFLGYGIPAPNPSWGEMIGQGRERLTAWWLIAFPSFALFATIMLTAFVGEGLRDAFDAKDKVEYE
- a CDS encoding ABC transporter ATP-binding protein, coding for MLSLTNLNVVYTSGSSLSFRKKRIVACEDVSLVMKKGRTLGLVGESGCGKSTLGKAVLGLVSIESGSIEFQSTSITNLSKREWLPFRKKIQVVFQDPYSSLNPRLTIEEIISEGLTVHEKNLSKAEIDLRCKNILERVNLSTNILQRYPHEFSGGQRQRIAIARSLILNPELLICDEAVSALDISTQAQVINLLIELRKDLQLSYLFISHDLGIIRYISDDIAVMYLGKIVEWGPKSEIINNCKHPYTKALFASAFDIRDRQKERIVLKGEIPSVLHKPKGCHFHTRCPKAVEICKNVEPPIVQGKDGHYATCHFSEG
- a CDS encoding lipocalin-like domain-containing protein — encoded protein: MKYIILIVLSSVFLFSDLFSQINLPQDHSLHSDYKIEWCYFVSILQLPNDQKVGVELSFFRYQLNSNDKLNSGSPSLVKEIFPVHFAISDINNGKHYTSQVMGRKIGGLSEYSDKVLKVHDFRMEILGDSKFRIFANPRFNQEIGIDLNLSGEKDNLFIHGVNGISKKSNLSPKFFSKYYSMTRLKTSGTVTLNGSKQEVLSGYTWMDHEWSQGDFNESNNSWDWVGLSLDDGSDWMAFRFKANQNAEAETFGSTKWNQTTKTFEPNLDRNGIQDLQLVPNMELIWKSPVTGNVYPMEWRLTSITEKLDIIIKPYFKNQEFDGRKTTGLAYWEGAVTATGTRNGRIVNGQGYLELKGYGKK